One Candidatus Acidulodesulfobacterium ferriphilum genomic window carries:
- the cobD gene encoding cobalamin biosynthesis protein CobD: MYNYYIFISLPVIAFLLEYLIVGGIQYRYHIVNLMGYISGLTERVFYGISGNFLSGLIFNVSTLLIISGIFMILSFIIVKISIYLFYAFFIYAVSSFISTGGLKHAAMEVYNKLKDNNITDARKNLISLAGRDGETLDVSEISRAAIESIAENTGDGIGSVFFYIAAGFLIGQWIKSGEGNWSASFPLVFALTSAVIYKTANLMDSLVGYKNERYMRFGKFSAKLDDMLNYIPFRLTAFFMILSVVILRVFSKNYDIKNALKSWKKFKNLHPSPNAGQLESVMAGSLRIKLGGINYYGGKISKRPVIGFEYYGRAGKEDILRGIRIMELASLIILIFYISTSASLLILH; this comes from the coding sequence ATGTATAATTATTATATCTTTATATCGCTTCCCGTTATCGCCTTTTTGTTAGAATATTTAATTGTCGGCGGAATACAATACCGTTATCATATAGTAAACTTAATGGGATATATTAGCGGCTTAACGGAAAGGGTTTTTTACGGAATTTCGGGGAACTTTTTATCCGGACTCATTTTTAATGTTTCCACTCTTTTAATAATTTCCGGCATTTTTATGATTTTAAGTTTTATAATCGTAAAAATCTCGATATACCTGTTTTATGCTTTTTTCATCTATGCCGTTTCGTCTTTTATCTCGACCGGTGGCTTAAAACACGCTGCTATGGAAGTGTATAATAAGCTGAAAGATAATAACATAACGGATGCAAGGAAAAATTTAATATCGCTTGCGGGAAGGGACGGCGAGACACTCGATGTGTCCGAAATTTCAAGGGCTGCCATAGAATCCATTGCCGAAAATACAGGGGACGGCATCGGATCGGTGTTTTTTTATATAGCAGCCGGATTTTTGATTGGGCAGTGGATTAAAAGCGGCGAAGGAAATTGGAGCGCGAGCTTCCCGTTAGTTTTTGCGTTGACCTCTGCGGTAATTTATAAGACTGCCAATCTTATGGACTCGCTGGTCGGTTATAAAAATGAAAGGTATATGCGGTTTGGGAAGTTTTCTGCTAAACTTGACGATATGTTAAATTATATTCCGTTTCGATTGACGGCGTTTTTTATGATTTTATCCGTTGTTATTTTGAGAGTTTTTAGCAAAAATTATGACATTAAAAATGCGTTAAAGTCGTGGAAAAAATTTAAAAATTTACACCCAAGCCCAAATGCAGGCCAGCTTGAATCTGTTATGGCAGGCTCTTTAAGGATAAAATTAGGCGGCATAAATTATTACGGCGGAAAAATAAGCAAAAGACCCGTTATCGGATTCGAATATTACGGCAGGGCGGGCAAGGAAGATATTTTAAGGGGGATAAGGATTATGGAACTTGCTTCGCTTATTATTCTCATCTTTTACATTTCGACATCTGCGTCGTTATTAATCTTGCATTAG
- the miaB gene encoding tRNA (N6-isopentenyl adenosine(37)-C2)-methylthiotransferase MiaB has translation MSTSKACFDELVDKNIAEAGWDFMEGVKKNRILIKTYGCQMNFHDSGLIEDGLLKNGFDKAGSLRDADIVILNTCSVRENADHKIVSEIGRLKGDKKIVLTGCFARQIKLKRENGVSVNNADIPVDYCFAPDEILSIPEILAGNFEKNYNGDINDKGFKEEFKATAKDDYQNFNLVEEYFYNKKVDSGFATIKIIEGCNNFCSYCIVPFVRGKERSIPFEIIYNSAKRYADKGVRELLLLGQNVNSYLSPEDDKKDFSYMLESLTKIDGIKKIKFLTSHPKDFNDKLIELIASNDKISKNIHLPVQAGSDRILSAMNRGYIRRDYLNLIEKLRKKCPDAAFSTDIIVGFPTETKEDFNMTLSLIDEAGFDFLFGFKYSPRPFTKAFKIKDDVSLKEKKERLGMVFEKQKKVFSSILNNLKGKRLDVTILAVDKEKNSAEFKNGILFKGEGLNDRTVYIVNKDKYKNLRIGDKRIADITYIENNRLYGEVI, from the coding sequence TTGTCCACATCAAAGGCATGCTTCGATGAGCTCGTGGACAAAAATATCGCCGAAGCGGGCTGGGACTTTATGGAAGGCGTTAAAAAAAACAGGATTCTTATAAAAACTTACGGCTGCCAGATGAATTTTCATGACTCAGGCTTAATCGAAGACGGTCTTTTAAAAAACGGGTTCGATAAAGCAGGCTCTCTTAGGGATGCCGACATTGTTATTCTTAATACCTGCAGCGTCAGAGAAAATGCCGACCATAAAATCGTCTCGGAGATTGGCAGATTAAAAGGCGATAAAAAAATAGTTCTTACCGGCTGCTTTGCAAGGCAGATTAAACTAAAAAGAGAGAACGGAGTTAGCGTTAATAATGCCGATATACCAGTAGATTACTGTTTTGCTCCCGATGAAATATTATCCATTCCGGAGATTCTTGCCGGTAATTTCGAAAAGAATTATAACGGCGATATAAACGATAAAGGGTTTAAGGAAGAATTTAAGGCAACGGCAAAAGACGACTATCAAAATTTTAATTTAGTCGAAGAATATTTTTATAATAAAAAGGTAGATAGCGGCTTCGCAACAATCAAGATTATCGAGGGGTGCAACAATTTTTGCTCCTATTGCATAGTCCCGTTTGTAAGAGGAAAAGAAAGGTCGATACCTTTTGAAATAATATATAACAGCGCAAAAAGATATGCGGACAAAGGGGTAAGAGAACTTCTTCTTTTAGGTCAAAATGTGAACTCTTATTTATCTCCCGAAGACGATAAAAAAGATTTTTCCTACATGCTTGAGTCGTTGACAAAAATAGACGGCATTAAAAAGATAAAATTTTTAACATCCCATCCTAAGGATTTTAATGATAAATTAATAGAATTAATTGCTTCAAACGATAAGATTTCAAAAAATATTCATCTTCCCGTTCAAGCAGGTTCGGATAGGATACTTTCCGCTATGAACAGGGGTTATATCAGGCGGGATTATTTAAATCTTATAGAAAAACTTAGAAAAAAATGCCCCGATGCCGCCTTCTCCACCGATATAATAGTCGGTTTTCCAACGGAAACTAAAGAAGACTTTAATATGACGCTCTCCCTCATAGATGAGGCGGGGTTCGATTTTCTTTTCGGATTTAAATATTCTCCGAGGCCTTTTACTAAAGCTTTTAAAATTAAAGACGATGTCTCATTGAAGGAAAAAAAAGAAAGGCTTGGGATGGTTTTCGAAAAGCAAAAGAAGGTTTTTAGTTCTATTTTAAATAATTTAAAGGGTAAACGGCTCGATGTTACGATTCTGGCCGTAGATAAAGAAAAAAATTCAGCTGAATTTAAAAACGGCATATTATTTAAAGGAGAAGGGTTAAACGATAGAACGGTATATATCGTTAATAAAGACAAATATAAAAATTTACGGATAGGGGACAAGAGAATTGCGGATATTACATATATTGAAAATAACAGGCTTTACGGAGAGGTTATTTAA
- the priA gene encoding primosomal protein N' has translation MIADIVIPKSGTDIKFSYLIPDEFKNSAEVGKAVLAPLRNKTAYGYIYNLKTKTQIDPVELKNIKLKEIHQLSEASFFKEPHKDIYNFLSSYYHENISRVFETALPSIDIKHFDLLDKYYKEASGGKDNDKENYDSEGSTDITDIPYRLTKDQINSINIIKEAMEGGIYKTFLLHGVTASGKTEIYFNLLEFALNLNKQVIIIVPEIFITNQFIYLIKNRFKKLVEENRFAVFHSKVSKKEKLVNWFKIINGDIKLILGARSAIFAPLKNSGLIIVDEEHDSSYKQQAGLLYNARDVAVMVSKKAPAVCVLGSATPALESYYNAKELKKYEYIYIKNRINGKSMPEVHIVDLKNEFKNSGKREFKDKIISNQSTLFIKDNIDKKRQVILFLNRRGFSTFLICTSCGHQFFCKNCAISLVYHKERNKITEENGVLKCHYCNYQEGVPKLCPECGSDNIEPYGAGVQKLEDNIKQVFSGNIKVERIDSDIVKSQKKGLDIFKKMRGKEIDILIGTQIITKGHDFPDVGLVVVILADSLLNIPDFRSAEKAFQVLTQVSGRAGRGGHRGSIVIQTFIADNYVLNYAAMHDVVGFYEKELEIRREYGYPPYSKIAAIRLFDKNLDELKEKAQSLRKILDEIIKLNGFANISVLGPSPCPIEKIENNFRYQSILKSSGGMSNLHKLINILKQNPRLSKYFSSQKIIIDVDPDVLM, from the coding sequence ATGATAGCCGACATAGTTATTCCAAAAAGCGGAACCGATATTAAATTTAGTTATCTAATACCTGACGAATTTAAAAACAGTGCAGAAGTGGGTAAAGCTGTTTTAGCGCCTTTAAGAAACAAAACGGCTTACGGTTATATTTATAATCTTAAAACCAAAACCCAAATCGACCCAGTCGAATTAAAAAATATAAAATTAAAAGAAATCCATCAACTTTCGGAAGCCTCTTTTTTTAAAGAACCTCACAAAGATATATATAATTTTCTATCCTCATATTATCATGAAAATATATCGAGAGTTTTTGAAACGGCATTGCCGTCCATAGATATAAAGCACTTTGACCTCTTAGATAAATATTATAAAGAGGCAAGCGGCGGTAAAGATAACGATAAAGAAAATTATGATAGCGAAGGCTCAACCGATATTACCGATATTCCTTACAGGCTTACAAAAGACCAGATAAATTCGATCAATATAATTAAAGAGGCTATGGAGGGCGGTATTTACAAAACATTTTTACTGCACGGCGTTACCGCAAGCGGTAAAACCGAGATTTATTTCAATTTATTAGAATTTGCTTTAAATTTAAATAAGCAAGTTATTATAATTGTTCCAGAAATATTCATCACTAATCAATTTATATATCTGATAAAAAATAGATTTAAAAAGCTGGTTGAAGAAAATAGATTTGCGGTATTTCATAGCAAGGTTTCCAAAAAAGAAAAATTGGTCAACTGGTTTAAGATAATAAACGGCGATATTAAATTGATTCTGGGGGCAAGATCGGCTATTTTCGCACCATTAAAAAATTCCGGGCTTATAATAGTGGATGAGGAACACGACAGCTCTTATAAGCAACAAGCAGGACTCTTATATAACGCAAGGGATGTTGCCGTTATGGTTTCTAAAAAGGCTCCCGCTGTTTGCGTCTTGGGTTCGGCAACCCCTGCCCTTGAATCTTATTACAATGCAAAGGAACTTAAAAAATATGAATACATTTATATAAAAAACAGGATAAATGGAAAATCTATGCCTGAAGTACATATAGTAGATTTAAAAAATGAATTTAAAAATTCAGGGAAAAGAGAATTTAAAGATAAAATTATATCCAATCAGTCCACCTTGTTTATAAAAGACAATATAGATAAAAAGAGGCAGGTAATACTTTTTTTAAACAGGAGGGGATTTTCTACATTTTTAATTTGCACATCATGTGGGCATCAATTTTTTTGTAAAAATTGCGCTATATCGCTTGTTTACCATAAAGAACGCAATAAAATTACGGAAGAAAACGGGGTTTTAAAATGCCACTACTGCAACTATCAAGAAGGTGTTCCAAAATTATGCCCTGAGTGCGGAAGCGATAATATCGAACCATACGGCGCGGGTGTCCAAAAATTGGAAGATAATATAAAACAGGTATTTAGCGGTAATATTAAAGTTGAGCGGATTGACTCAGATATCGTAAAAAGCCAAAAAAAGGGTTTAGACATATTTAAAAAAATGCGGGGAAAAGAAATAGATATACTTATAGGAACTCAAATTATTACTAAAGGACATGATTTTCCGGATGTCGGGCTTGTCGTTGTGATTTTAGCGGACAGTTTGTTAAATATTCCAGATTTTAGAAGCGCCGAGAAGGCATTTCAAGTATTAACGCAGGTTTCGGGAAGAGCGGGAAGGGGCGGCCATCGGGGGAGCATCGTAATTCAGACTTTTATAGCGGACAACTATGTATTAAATTATGCGGCTATGCACGATGTAGTCGGTTTTTACGAAAAAGAGCTTGAGATAAGAAGAGAATACGGCTATCCGCCATATTCAAAAATAGCGGCAATAAGGCTCTTCGATAAAAATCTCGATGAACTTAAAGAAAAAGCGCAAAGCTTAAGGAAAATCCTCGATGAAATAATTAAATTAAACGGATTTGCAAATATATCGGTACTGGGGCCGTCTCCCTGCCCAATCGAAAAAATAGAAAATAATTTCAGGTATCAATCGATATTAAAGTCGTCCGGCGGAATGTCCAATCTGCATAAATTAATAAATATTTTAAAGCAAAATCCGCGCTTATCCAAATATTTTTCATCCCAAAAAATCATCATAGATGTTGACCCCGATGTTCTTATGTGA
- a CDS encoding integration host factor subunit beta: MNKADFIEKFAKENNISVKISGAVVNTILDTIKEALIQKKRVEIRGFGSFSVKEYDSYTGRNPKTGESIGVQNKLAPFFKMSKIYKNNLINEND; the protein is encoded by the coding sequence ATGAATAAGGCTGATTTCATTGAAAAATTTGCAAAAGAAAATAATATCTCCGTTAAAATATCAGGGGCTGTTGTAAATACAATACTCGATACGATAAAAGAGGCTTTGATTCAGAAAAAAAGGGTCGAAATCAGGGGTTTCGGGAGCTTTAGCGTCAAGGAGTACGATTCATATACGGGGAGAAACCCAAAAACAGGAGAAAGTATCGGAGTTCAAAATAAATTAGCCCCCTTTTTTAAGATGAGCAAGATTTACAAAAACAACCTTATTAATGAGAATGATTAG
- a CDS encoding histidinol phosphate phosphatase domain-containing protein, which translates to MADFHTHTIFSDGELIPAELIRRAIYSGAYALAITDHADFSNIELNLSNIKKICEKINSLYRNNNKFSVLPGVEITHVPPALIKDAVNLARKSGASIVVVHGETLSEPVEKGTNLAALNEDIDILSHPGLITEDEVKLAKKNGIYLELSYRKGHCLANGHISNIAKKLGAGLIISSDAHSPSDILDETKYNNVGLGAGLTKEELDKLKENAMTLLKKYKI; encoded by the coding sequence ATAGCGGATTTTCACACGCACACCATTTTCTCGGATGGGGAACTTATTCCTGCCGAATTAATTAGAAGGGCTATATATTCAGGGGCATACGCTCTTGCAATTACCGACCATGCCGATTTTTCTAATATAGAGCTTAATTTATCGAATATTAAAAAGATTTGTGAAAAAATAAATTCGCTATACCGGAATAATAATAAATTCAGTGTCCTGCCGGGCGTAGAGATAACCCATGTTCCGCCCGCGCTTATAAAAGACGCCGTTAATCTCGCAAGAAAATCCGGCGCGTCGATTGTTGTCGTTCACGGCGAAACACTCAGCGAACCTGTGGAAAAAGGAACAAATTTAGCGGCGCTAAATGAGGATATCGATATACTGTCCCATCCAGGTTTAATTACGGAAGACGAGGTAAAACTGGCAAAGAAAAACGGCATTTATTTAGAACTTTCGTATAGAAAGGGGCACTGTCTCGCAAACGGGCATATTAGCAATATAGCTAAAAAGTTGGGGGCAGGACTTATTATCTCGAGCGATGCCCATTCGCCTTCGGATATTTTAGACGAAACAAAATATAATAATGTCGGACTGGGAGCGGGATTGACTAAGGAAGAACTCGACAAATTAAAAGAAAATGCAATGACTTTGTTAAAAAAATATAAAATATAA
- a CDS encoding tetratricopeptide repeat protein, which produces MDGIDFEGFFIRNKLLLIAGLVIIVLIAGGIFGFRYYNYKRNENANKLLWKGVRLYMSFNGKNQKVLNRSVSYFKRLKNKYNGTHAYKISKFYLGLSYMRIGNLKRAISYLTEYTKIYPKPDSNNLSYLAYSNMAAASMLQKNYDNAITYFSDMAKVDNIKLQEYALLEEASLYTQIKEPKKAVAIYKTMLTNDAVTGDRGYIENLIQLNS; this is translated from the coding sequence ATGGATGGAATAGATTTCGAGGGCTTTTTTATTAGAAACAAACTATTGCTTATAGCAGGTCTTGTAATCATAGTCTTAATAGCGGGAGGAATATTCGGTTTCAGATATTATAATTACAAAAGAAATGAGAACGCCAATAAATTACTATGGAAAGGCGTAAGGCTTTATATGTCTTTTAACGGTAAAAACCAAAAAGTTCTGAACAGGTCTGTTTCCTATTTTAAAAGACTTAAAAATAAATATAACGGAACACACGCATATAAGATTTCTAAGTTTTATCTGGGACTTAGTTATATGAGAATCGGAAACCTTAAAAGGGCAATATCTTATCTGACCGAATACACTAAAATTTATCCCAAACCTGATTCAAATAACTTATCCTATTTAGCTTACAGCAACATGGCTGCTGCCTCCATGCTTCAAAAAAATTACGATAATGCTATAACTTATTTTTCCGATATGGCGAAGGTCGATAATATTAAATTACAGGAATATGCCCTGCTGGAGGAGGCATCTCTTTATACTCAAATCAAAGAGCCCAAAAAGGCTGTGGCAATTTATAAAACAATGCTGACAAACGATGCCGTAACCGGGGATAGGGGATACATAGAAAATCTTATTCAACTCAACTCATAA
- a CDS encoding Bax inhibitor-1/YccA family protein, translating to MNYDYDITGTRENAAEGLSDFFRGVFTWMTSGLAITGVISYLIAMDKPVVLYLYTHVLVFYLLIGLQLAAVLGLSFGINKLPAAVSEAIFLLYSALTGITFSFIFLVYTNQSIGEVFFIAAASFGLLAFLGYTTKRDLTEMGNFMMVGLFAIIIAMFVNFFLHSSMLMYVISILGVVIFLGLTAYDMQKLKQLYLSGSFDERKETVMGALTLYLDFINLFLMLLNLFGQRRD from the coding sequence ATGAATTACGATTACGATATTACGGGAACGCGGGAAAACGCGGCCGAAGGCTTGTCCGATTTTTTCAGGGGCGTTTTTACATGGATGACTTCAGGGCTTGCAATAACAGGCGTAATTTCTTACCTTATTGCTATGGACAAGCCCGTAGTCCTTTATCTTTATACCCATGTTTTAGTGTTTTATTTATTAATCGGGCTTCAACTTGCCGCCGTATTAGGATTATCGTTTGGAATAAACAAGCTTCCCGCCGCCGTCAGCGAGGCAATATTTTTATTATATTCCGCCTTAACCGGCATTACATTTTCTTTTATTTTCTTGGTTTACACAAATCAATCTATAGGCGAGGTATTTTTTATTGCGGCCGCATCATTCGGCTTACTGGCGTTTTTAGGTTATACTACCAAAAGAGACTTAACCGAAATGGGCAATTTTATGATGGTGGGATTATTTGCAATTATAATCGCAATGTTCGTAAATTTTTTCCTTCATAGTTCCATGTTAATGTATGTTATATCAATACTTGGAGTTGTTATATTTTTAGGTTTAACCGCCTACGATATGCAAAAACTTAAACAGCTATATTTAAGCGGCTCTTTCGATGAAAGAAAGGAAACCGTTATGGGCGCTTTAACTTTATATTTAGACTTTATTAACCTTTTTTTAATGCTTTTAAATCTGTTCGGCCAAAGAAGGGATTAA
- a CDS encoding potassium channel protein: protein MFNVLLNFFRKFNIITSKHKSDILRILFILAIILLAFAYLFSYYEKISFFKSFYWAVTTATTVGYGDVTPTNNAGRVIAMGLMIAGIGTLGLFLATISSIMFDFKIGRIFGTMESHFFKNHIVILGYSDLIKSSLDGILKEGENVTLVAEIEKAPTDNTNLVFIKGNITDENIIKKANLKNAKICIISDEDDSKSLIAGVAVRADAGYKDLYIIALIHKKEIAKALKEIGVNEVFASGSFSSKVLTKSIKFRGASKFFDQLLDENFKEGLLERPVPQNIAGKGFYEAIKYFKEKKGEIIVGIKRENNIIINPDNAFSLKIDDKIILIGKK, encoded by the coding sequence ATGTTTAATGTCCTTTTAAATTTTTTTCGTAAATTTAATATAATAACCTCAAAACATAAATCCGACATCTTGCGAATTCTTTTTATACTTGCAATTATTCTTTTAGCATTTGCATATCTTTTTAGTTACTATGAAAAGATTTCGTTTTTTAAATCCTTTTATTGGGCAGTCACCACTGCCACAACGGTAGGTTATGGAGATGTAACGCCGACTAATAATGCAGGCAGGGTTATTGCCATGGGGCTTATGATTGCGGGGATTGGCACTTTAGGACTGTTTTTAGCTACAATTTCGTCGATTATGTTTGATTTTAAAATCGGGAGGATATTTGGAACAATGGAAAGCCACTTTTTTAAAAATCATATAGTAATTCTGGGGTACAGCGATTTAATTAAATCCTCGTTAGACGGTATATTAAAAGAAGGCGAGAATGTAACATTAGTTGCAGAGATTGAAAAAGCCCCTACCGACAATACTAATTTAGTATTTATTAAAGGGAATATTACCGATGAAAATATTATAAAAAAAGCAAACCTTAAAAATGCAAAGATATGTATTATTTCCGATGAAGACGATTCAAAATCGTTAATAGCAGGGGTAGCGGTCAGGGCAGATGCCGGCTATAAAGATTTATATATAATCGCCCTGATTCATAAAAAAGAAATTGCAAAGGCACTAAAAGAAATAGGCGTAAACGAGGTGTTCGCATCCGGTTCATTTTCAAGTAAAGTCCTTACAAAGTCTATTAAATTTAGGGGCGCTTCTAAGTTCTTCGATCAGCTTCTGGATGAAAATTTTAAAGAAGGATTATTAGAAAGACCAGTCCCGCAAAATATTGCAGGCAAAGGTTTTTATGAAGCCATAAAATATTTTAAGGAAAAAAAGGGTGAAATAATCGTAGGGATAAAAAGAGAAAATAATATAATCATTAACCCTGACAACGCTTTTAGCCTTAAAATAGATGATAAAATTATTTTAATAGGTAAAAAATAA
- a CDS encoding acyl-CoA thioesterase, giving the protein MTDDFKFYTELVVRYEETDAMSVVYYGNYFIFFEVARTEYLKNIGYNYVSIEKDGFYFVVAESNCKYFSPARYDDDLKVFAKIEYVKNSSFNFLYNIVKKGKNENENSSEQDVNIAKGNTVLVCVDNVDFRPRRIPDYLRKAIQNFEGFE; this is encoded by the coding sequence TTGACTGACGATTTTAAATTTTACACAGAATTAGTAGTCCGATATGAAGAAACGGATGCGATGTCGGTTGTCTATTACGGCAATTACTTCATTTTCTTTGAAGTGGCGAGAACGGAATATCTTAAAAATATCGGCTATAACTATGTAAGCATAGAAAAGGACGGATTTTATTTTGTCGTTGCGGAATCTAACTGCAAATATTTTAGTCCGGCAAGATACGACGACGATTTAAAAGTTTTTGCAAAAATAGAATATGTTAAAAATTCGAGCTTTAATTTTTTATATAATATTGTTAAAAAAGGTAAAAATGAAAATGAAAATTCAAGCGAACAGGATGTAAATATAGCAAAAGGCAATACCGTTTTGGTCTGCGTGGACAATGTCGATTTCAGGCCGCGCAGAATTCCCGATTATCTTAGAAAAGCGATACAAAACTTTGAGGGTTTTGAATAG